A single window of Nicotiana sylvestris chromosome 5, ASM39365v2, whole genome shotgun sequence DNA harbors:
- the LOC104244052 gene encoding ras-related protein Rab2BV-like, with amino-acid sequence MAYKVDHEYDYLFKIVLIGDSGVGKSNILSRFTRNEFCLESKSTIGVEFATRTLQVEGKTVKAQIWDTAGQERYRAITSAYYRGAVGALLVYDITKRQTFENVHRWLRELRDHADSNIVIMMAGNKSDLNHLRAVPEQDARLLAEKEGLSFLETSALEALNVERAFQTILLDIYQIMSRKALAAQEAGAIPGQGTVIKVGENSGNSNKRPCCSN; translated from the exons ATGGCGTACAAGGTGGATCATGAGTACGATTATTTATTCAAGATTGTATTGATTGGAGATTCAGGTGTCGGAAAATCTAACATTCTTTCCAGATTTACGCGAAATGAATTCTGTTTGGAGTCTAAATCCACCATTGGCGTCGAATTTGCAACTAGGACACTTCAG GTAGAAGGCAAGACAGTAAAGGCACAAATATGGGACACAGCAGGGCAAGAAAGGTATAGAGCAATAACAAGTGCTTATTACAGAGGAGCCGTGGGAGCACTTTTAGTTTATGATATAACAAAAAGACAAACTTTTGAAAACGTGCACCGATGGCTTCGTGAGCTCAGGGACCATGCTGACTCCAACATTGTCATAATGATGGCTGGAAACAAGTCGGATTTGAACCATCTTCGAGCTGTACCAGAGCAAGACGCAAGGCTCTTGGCCGAGAAAGAAGGCTTGTCATTTCTTGAAACCTCTGCATTGGAAGCTTTAAATGTTGAGAGGGCGTTCCAGACGATTTTGTTGGATATTTATCAGATAATGAGCAGGAAAGCTTTAGCAGCTCAAGAGGCAGGTGCTATTCCTGGTCAAGGAACTGTCATTAAGGTTGGAGAGAATTCTGGCAACTCCAACAAGAGACCATGTTGTTCTAACTAA
- the LOC104244050 gene encoding protein DA1-related 2-like isoform X4, translating to MSSSNINHFSQPCIYAGQFVSSYAERKSKVMKWLTKIFKGGSCNRGSPRGRQPQFLEDENMVWRAPVGSLDDRSRASTEKEELDQNATALSLAEDLKRPGYKWRTENDEDVGSSLNHDLTSSSYPPPYAPLYAPWQYNPTSYRICSGCHGDIGSGNYLGCMGTFFHPNCFRCRACGYPITEYEFSLSGNNYYHKSCFREMTHPKCEVCYQFIPTNAAGLIEYRCHPFWSQKYCPSHENDVTKRCCSCERLEPWNARYISLGDGRSLCLECMESAIMDTGDCQPLYHSIRDYYEGMNMKIDQQVPMLLVERQALNEAIEGEKHGFHHMPETRGLCLSEEQTVTSILKRPRMGGREVVGIRTHPQKLTRKCEVTAILVLFGLPRLLTGAILAHELMHAWLRLKGFRNLSLEVEEGICQMLSYMWLESEVMPVSRDMPSTSTASSSSLSSSKKGVKSGVENKLASQAPDS from the exons ATGTCTTCTTCAAATATCAACCATTTTTCTCAGCCATGCATATATG CAGGTCAGTTTGTTTCTTCATACGCAGAGAGAAAGTCAAAGGTTATGAAATGGCTGACTAAGATTTTCAAGGGTGGGTCATGTAATAGGGGATCTCCACGTGGACGTCAACCCCAGTTTCTAGAAGATGAAAATATGGTTTGGCGCGCTCCAGTCGGATCATTG GATGATCGCTCTAGGGCTAGTACAGAAAAAGAGGAACTAGACCAAAATGCAACTGCATTATCTTTGGCCGAAGATTTGAAAAGACCAG GATACAAATGGAGGACTGAGAATGATGAAGATGTAGGAAGTTCGCTTAACCATGACCTTACTTCATCGTCATATCCGCCTCCTTATGCTCCTTTATATGCACCTTGGcaatataatcccacaagttATAG AATATGTAGTGGCTGCCATGGGGATATTGGCTCTGGCAATTATTTGGGATGCATGGGAACTTTCTTTCATCCAAATTGCTTTCGTTGTCGTGCTTGTGGTTATCCAATTACTGAATATGAG TTTTCTTTGTCAGGGAACAATTATTATCACAAATCATGCTTCAGAGAAATGACTCACCCCAAATGTGAAGTTTGCTACCAATTT ATCCCAACAAATGCAGCAGGCTTGATTGAGTATAGGTGCCACCCGTTTTGGTCTCAGAAATATTGTCCTTCACATGAAAATGATGTCACAAAACGATGCTGTAGTTGTGAACGTCTGGAG CCATGGAATGCAAGATATATATCGCTTGGGGATGGTAGGAGCTTATGTTTGGAGTGCATGGAATCTGCTATCATGGATACCGGGGACTGTCAACCGCTTTACCATTCAATCAGAGACTATTATGAAGGCATGAACATGAAAATAGATCAGCAAGTTCCTATGCTTCTCGTTGAAAGACAAGCACTTAATGAAGCCATTGAAGGGGAAAAGCAT GGTTTTCATCATATGCCTGAAACGAGAGGTCTATGCCTATCAGAAGAGCAGACAGTCACCAGT ATACTCAAAAGGCCAAGAATGGGTGGTCGTGAAGTAGTAGGAATCAGAACACATCCTCAGAAGCTAACTAGAAAATGTGAAGTTACAGCTATTCTAGTGTTGTTTGGTCTCCCAAG ACTACTTACTGGTGCCATTCTTGCTCATGAACTGATGCATGCGTGGTTACGTCTAAAAG GATTCCGTAATCTCAGCCTTGAGGTAGAAGAAGGAATATGCCAAATGCTTTCCTACATGTGGCTGGAATCAGAGGTAATGCCTGTATCGAGAGATATGCCATCCACGTCAACTGCTTCATCCTCGTCATTGTCATCATCCAAGAAAGGTGTTAAGTCTGGAGTAGAGAATAAGCTGG CAAGCCAGGCGCCAGATTCATAA
- the LOC104244050 gene encoding protein DA1-related 2-like isoform X1, whose protein sequence is MSSSNINHFSQPCIYAGQFVSSYAERKSKVMKWLTKIFKGGSCNRGSPRGRQPQFLEDENMVWRAPVGSLDDRSRASTEKEELDQNATALSLAEDLKRPGYKWRTENDEDVGSSLNHDLTSSSYPPPYAPLYAPWQYNPTSYRICSGCHGDIGSGNYLGCMGTFFHPNCFRCRACGYPITEYEFSLSGNNYYHKSCFREMTHPKCEVCYQFIPTNAAGLIEYRCHPFWSQKYCPSHENDVTKRCCSCERLEPWNARYISLGDGRSLCLECMESAIMDTGDCQPLYHSIRDYYEGMNMKIDQQVPMLLVERQALNEAIEGEKHGFHHMPETRGLCLSEEQTVTSILKRPRMGGREVVGIRTHPQKLTRKCEVTAILVLFGLPRLLTGAILAHELMHAWLRLKGFRNLSLEVEEGICQMLSYMWLESEVMPVSRDMPSTSTASSSSLSSSKKGVKSGVENKLGEFFMHQIAHDTSPAYGGGFRAANEAVNKYGLRRTLDHIYLTGNFPL, encoded by the exons ATGTCTTCTTCAAATATCAACCATTTTTCTCAGCCATGCATATATG CAGGTCAGTTTGTTTCTTCATACGCAGAGAGAAAGTCAAAGGTTATGAAATGGCTGACTAAGATTTTCAAGGGTGGGTCATGTAATAGGGGATCTCCACGTGGACGTCAACCCCAGTTTCTAGAAGATGAAAATATGGTTTGGCGCGCTCCAGTCGGATCATTG GATGATCGCTCTAGGGCTAGTACAGAAAAAGAGGAACTAGACCAAAATGCAACTGCATTATCTTTGGCCGAAGATTTGAAAAGACCAG GATACAAATGGAGGACTGAGAATGATGAAGATGTAGGAAGTTCGCTTAACCATGACCTTACTTCATCGTCATATCCGCCTCCTTATGCTCCTTTATATGCACCTTGGcaatataatcccacaagttATAG AATATGTAGTGGCTGCCATGGGGATATTGGCTCTGGCAATTATTTGGGATGCATGGGAACTTTCTTTCATCCAAATTGCTTTCGTTGTCGTGCTTGTGGTTATCCAATTACTGAATATGAG TTTTCTTTGTCAGGGAACAATTATTATCACAAATCATGCTTCAGAGAAATGACTCACCCCAAATGTGAAGTTTGCTACCAATTT ATCCCAACAAATGCAGCAGGCTTGATTGAGTATAGGTGCCACCCGTTTTGGTCTCAGAAATATTGTCCTTCACATGAAAATGATGTCACAAAACGATGCTGTAGTTGTGAACGTCTGGAG CCATGGAATGCAAGATATATATCGCTTGGGGATGGTAGGAGCTTATGTTTGGAGTGCATGGAATCTGCTATCATGGATACCGGGGACTGTCAACCGCTTTACCATTCAATCAGAGACTATTATGAAGGCATGAACATGAAAATAGATCAGCAAGTTCCTATGCTTCTCGTTGAAAGACAAGCACTTAATGAAGCCATTGAAGGGGAAAAGCAT GGTTTTCATCATATGCCTGAAACGAGAGGTCTATGCCTATCAGAAGAGCAGACAGTCACCAGT ATACTCAAAAGGCCAAGAATGGGTGGTCGTGAAGTAGTAGGAATCAGAACACATCCTCAGAAGCTAACTAGAAAATGTGAAGTTACAGCTATTCTAGTGTTGTTTGGTCTCCCAAG ACTACTTACTGGTGCCATTCTTGCTCATGAACTGATGCATGCGTGGTTACGTCTAAAAG GATTCCGTAATCTCAGCCTTGAGGTAGAAGAAGGAATATGCCAAATGCTTTCCTACATGTGGCTGGAATCAGAGGTAATGCCTGTATCGAGAGATATGCCATCCACGTCAACTGCTTCATCCTCGTCATTGTCATCATCCAAGAAAGGTGTTAAGTCTGGAGTAGAGAATAAGCTGGGTGAGTTTTTCATGCACCAGATTGCCCATGATACTTCTCCAGCATATGGTGGAGGATTTAGAGCTGCTAACGAAGCCGTGAATAAGTATGGTTTAAGACGTACATTGGATCACATTTACCTCACAGGAAATTTTCCTTTATGA
- the LOC104244050 gene encoding protein DA1-related 2-like isoform X3, with protein MSSSNINHFSQPCIYERKSKVMKWLTKIFKGGSCNRGSPRGRQPQFLEDENMVWRAPVGSLDDRSRASTEKEELDQNATALSLAEDLKRPGYKWRTENDEDVGSSLNHDLTSSSYPPPYAPLYAPWQYNPTSYRICSGCHGDIGSGNYLGCMGTFFHPNCFRCRACGYPITEYEFSLSGNNYYHKSCFREMTHPKCEVCYQFIPTNAAGLIEYRCHPFWSQKYCPSHENDVTKRCCSCERLEPWNARYISLGDGRSLCLECMESAIMDTGDCQPLYHSIRDYYEGMNMKIDQQVPMLLVERQALNEAIEGEKHGFHHMPETRGLCLSEEQTVTSILKRPRMGGREVVGIRTHPQKLTRKCEVTAILVLFGLPRLLTGAILAHELMHAWLRLKGFRNLSLEVEEGICQMLSYMWLESEVMPVSRDMPSTSTASSSSLSSSKKGVKSGVENKLGEFFMHQIAHDTSPAYGGGFRAANEAVNKYGLRRTLDHIYLTGNFPL; from the exons ATGTCTTCTTCAAATATCAACCATTTTTCTCAGCCATGCATATATG AGAGAAAGTCAAAGGTTATGAAATGGCTGACTAAGATTTTCAAGGGTGGGTCATGTAATAGGGGATCTCCACGTGGACGTCAACCCCAGTTTCTAGAAGATGAAAATATGGTTTGGCGCGCTCCAGTCGGATCATTG GATGATCGCTCTAGGGCTAGTACAGAAAAAGAGGAACTAGACCAAAATGCAACTGCATTATCTTTGGCCGAAGATTTGAAAAGACCAG GATACAAATGGAGGACTGAGAATGATGAAGATGTAGGAAGTTCGCTTAACCATGACCTTACTTCATCGTCATATCCGCCTCCTTATGCTCCTTTATATGCACCTTGGcaatataatcccacaagttATAG AATATGTAGTGGCTGCCATGGGGATATTGGCTCTGGCAATTATTTGGGATGCATGGGAACTTTCTTTCATCCAAATTGCTTTCGTTGTCGTGCTTGTGGTTATCCAATTACTGAATATGAG TTTTCTTTGTCAGGGAACAATTATTATCACAAATCATGCTTCAGAGAAATGACTCACCCCAAATGTGAAGTTTGCTACCAATTT ATCCCAACAAATGCAGCAGGCTTGATTGAGTATAGGTGCCACCCGTTTTGGTCTCAGAAATATTGTCCTTCACATGAAAATGATGTCACAAAACGATGCTGTAGTTGTGAACGTCTGGAG CCATGGAATGCAAGATATATATCGCTTGGGGATGGTAGGAGCTTATGTTTGGAGTGCATGGAATCTGCTATCATGGATACCGGGGACTGTCAACCGCTTTACCATTCAATCAGAGACTATTATGAAGGCATGAACATGAAAATAGATCAGCAAGTTCCTATGCTTCTCGTTGAAAGACAAGCACTTAATGAAGCCATTGAAGGGGAAAAGCAT GGTTTTCATCATATGCCTGAAACGAGAGGTCTATGCCTATCAGAAGAGCAGACAGTCACCAGT ATACTCAAAAGGCCAAGAATGGGTGGTCGTGAAGTAGTAGGAATCAGAACACATCCTCAGAAGCTAACTAGAAAATGTGAAGTTACAGCTATTCTAGTGTTGTTTGGTCTCCCAAG ACTACTTACTGGTGCCATTCTTGCTCATGAACTGATGCATGCGTGGTTACGTCTAAAAG GATTCCGTAATCTCAGCCTTGAGGTAGAAGAAGGAATATGCCAAATGCTTTCCTACATGTGGCTGGAATCAGAGGTAATGCCTGTATCGAGAGATATGCCATCCACGTCAACTGCTTCATCCTCGTCATTGTCATCATCCAAGAAAGGTGTTAAGTCTGGAGTAGAGAATAAGCTGGGTGAGTTTTTCATGCACCAGATTGCCCATGATACTTCTCCAGCATATGGTGGAGGATTTAGAGCTGCTAACGAAGCCGTGAATAAGTATGGTTTAAGACGTACATTGGATCACATTTACCTCACAGGAAATTTTCCTTTATGA
- the LOC104244050 gene encoding protein DA1-related 2-like isoform X2, whose translation MSSSNINHFSQPCIYGQFVSSYAERKSKVMKWLTKIFKGGSCNRGSPRGRQPQFLEDENMVWRAPVGSLDDRSRASTEKEELDQNATALSLAEDLKRPGYKWRTENDEDVGSSLNHDLTSSSYPPPYAPLYAPWQYNPTSYRICSGCHGDIGSGNYLGCMGTFFHPNCFRCRACGYPITEYEFSLSGNNYYHKSCFREMTHPKCEVCYQFIPTNAAGLIEYRCHPFWSQKYCPSHENDVTKRCCSCERLEPWNARYISLGDGRSLCLECMESAIMDTGDCQPLYHSIRDYYEGMNMKIDQQVPMLLVERQALNEAIEGEKHGFHHMPETRGLCLSEEQTVTSILKRPRMGGREVVGIRTHPQKLTRKCEVTAILVLFGLPRLLTGAILAHELMHAWLRLKGFRNLSLEVEEGICQMLSYMWLESEVMPVSRDMPSTSTASSSSLSSSKKGVKSGVENKLGEFFMHQIAHDTSPAYGGGFRAANEAVNKYGLRRTLDHIYLTGNFPL comes from the exons ATGTCTTCTTCAAATATCAACCATTTTTCTCAGCCATGCATATATG GTCAGTTTGTTTCTTCATACGCAGAGAGAAAGTCAAAGGTTATGAAATGGCTGACTAAGATTTTCAAGGGTGGGTCATGTAATAGGGGATCTCCACGTGGACGTCAACCCCAGTTTCTAGAAGATGAAAATATGGTTTGGCGCGCTCCAGTCGGATCATTG GATGATCGCTCTAGGGCTAGTACAGAAAAAGAGGAACTAGACCAAAATGCAACTGCATTATCTTTGGCCGAAGATTTGAAAAGACCAG GATACAAATGGAGGACTGAGAATGATGAAGATGTAGGAAGTTCGCTTAACCATGACCTTACTTCATCGTCATATCCGCCTCCTTATGCTCCTTTATATGCACCTTGGcaatataatcccacaagttATAG AATATGTAGTGGCTGCCATGGGGATATTGGCTCTGGCAATTATTTGGGATGCATGGGAACTTTCTTTCATCCAAATTGCTTTCGTTGTCGTGCTTGTGGTTATCCAATTACTGAATATGAG TTTTCTTTGTCAGGGAACAATTATTATCACAAATCATGCTTCAGAGAAATGACTCACCCCAAATGTGAAGTTTGCTACCAATTT ATCCCAACAAATGCAGCAGGCTTGATTGAGTATAGGTGCCACCCGTTTTGGTCTCAGAAATATTGTCCTTCACATGAAAATGATGTCACAAAACGATGCTGTAGTTGTGAACGTCTGGAG CCATGGAATGCAAGATATATATCGCTTGGGGATGGTAGGAGCTTATGTTTGGAGTGCATGGAATCTGCTATCATGGATACCGGGGACTGTCAACCGCTTTACCATTCAATCAGAGACTATTATGAAGGCATGAACATGAAAATAGATCAGCAAGTTCCTATGCTTCTCGTTGAAAGACAAGCACTTAATGAAGCCATTGAAGGGGAAAAGCAT GGTTTTCATCATATGCCTGAAACGAGAGGTCTATGCCTATCAGAAGAGCAGACAGTCACCAGT ATACTCAAAAGGCCAAGAATGGGTGGTCGTGAAGTAGTAGGAATCAGAACACATCCTCAGAAGCTAACTAGAAAATGTGAAGTTACAGCTATTCTAGTGTTGTTTGGTCTCCCAAG ACTACTTACTGGTGCCATTCTTGCTCATGAACTGATGCATGCGTGGTTACGTCTAAAAG GATTCCGTAATCTCAGCCTTGAGGTAGAAGAAGGAATATGCCAAATGCTTTCCTACATGTGGCTGGAATCAGAGGTAATGCCTGTATCGAGAGATATGCCATCCACGTCAACTGCTTCATCCTCGTCATTGTCATCATCCAAGAAAGGTGTTAAGTCTGGAGTAGAGAATAAGCTGGGTGAGTTTTTCATGCACCAGATTGCCCATGATACTTCTCCAGCATATGGTGGAGGATTTAGAGCTGCTAACGAAGCCGTGAATAAGTATGGTTTAAGACGTACATTGGATCACATTTACCTCACAGGAAATTTTCCTTTATGA